Proteins from one Candidatus Dormiibacterota bacterium genomic window:
- a CDS encoding ABC transporter permease yields the protein MTGSRRGESTSHRSRVQFAELLKVQGKLALREPIALLGGIGLPVILLLVFGFIGQQVPGNVGSTGLTIIDLWTPTILVIAFIFISVSLPNTLVRDREIGWLRRVSTTPLHPSRLLAAQLIIDLILAAAAVLIVLLGGALLFGASLHMEILPFGVSLLLSIAEIFALGLVLVALVPSQAVASAAGGVMAFGLMFLSGLWVNPAQVGDPLRTIMYYSPSGAATRAVLDSAFNGGPSYAALLTTAVYTVIFGFIAVRYFRWE from the coding sequence ATGACCGGATCACGTCGGGGTGAGTCGACCAGTCACAGGTCGAGGGTTCAGTTCGCCGAATTGCTCAAAGTCCAGGGCAAGCTCGCCTTACGAGAACCGATTGCCCTTCTGGGCGGGATTGGATTGCCAGTAATCTTGCTGCTCGTGTTCGGGTTCATCGGACAGCAAGTACCAGGAAACGTTGGCAGCACCGGCCTCACGATCATCGATCTTTGGACCCCAACCATCTTGGTCATCGCGTTCATATTTATCTCGGTTTCCCTGCCGAACACTCTGGTCAGAGATCGTGAGATCGGCTGGCTGAGAAGGGTTTCCACGACACCGCTGCATCCGTCCCGGCTGCTTGCGGCGCAGCTCATCATCGATCTGATTCTTGCGGCAGCGGCCGTCCTGATTGTTCTCCTGGGTGGCGCGCTCCTGTTCGGCGCATCACTCCACATGGAGATTCTGCCTTTTGGTGTTTCGCTCCTGCTCTCGATCGCCGAGATATTCGCACTTGGCCTGGTGCTCGTGGCCTTGGTGCCATCACAGGCGGTCGCCAGCGCCGCCGGCGGGGTGATGGCATTCGGTTTGATGTTCCTTTCGGGTCTGTGGGTTAATCCGGCACAGGTGGGCGACCCCTTGCGGACGATCATGTATTACTCGCCGAGCGGCGCCGCTACGAGGGCTGTGCTCGATTCGGCGTTCAATGGGGGCCCATCATATGCGGCGCTACTAACTACGGCCGTCTACACGGTCATCTTCGGATTCATCGCGGTTCGCTATTTCCGCTGGGAGTAG